Proteins from a single region of Harmonia axyridis chromosome 4, icHarAxyr1.1, whole genome shotgun sequence:
- the LOC123678485 gene encoding FAD-dependent oxidoreductase domain-containing protein 1 → MLSKQISRLAIRSSHNYIFNRTICSSSILRRKKRINPIIRTWEILKQDVQNMGSSFEESEMRAHNSFPSHTDILVIGGGIMGTSTAYWLREKSGLRGVNVTVVEKDPSFSKSTTCLSVGGLRQQFSLPENIQMSLFGAEFLRTLKDRFGEDADVCFTPNGYLTLAGEDGAHQLLDNHKLQKSLGANNIILNKKQLEERFPWMNTDGIELGCLGMEKEGWFDPWSLLNLMKRGATDLGTRFVHGEVTNFLFTETNVSVSGDEENTQYTGSNEVVVKLPNGEEKTITFSICVIATGSETNEIAKLAKIGTGKGILSVPVPVERRKRYVYRFLCQGEQPGINSPMTIDKTGTYFRRECLGGSFICGLSPLPEEEPATDNLDVDYNYFDSSIWPILAERVPAFNCVKCQSGWSGYYDYNYYDQNGIIGIHPYYGNFIFATGFSGHGIQQAPAVGRAVAELILDGGFKTIDLTRLSFDRIIVNKPMYEVAIV, encoded by the exons atgcTATCTAAACAAATCAGCAGGTTGGCGATCAGATCGTCTcacaattatattttcaaccGTACAATATGTTCTTCCTCTATTCTTCGtagaaaaaagagaataaatCCTATTATAAGAACCTGGGAAATCTTAAAACAAGATGTCCAAAATATggggtcatcttttgaagaaaGTGAAATGAGGGCTCACAATTCATTTCCCTCCCACACAGATATTTTGGTTATTGGAGGAGGTATAATGGGAACTTCCACTGCATATTGGTTGAGGGAAAAATCAGGTTTACGAGGAGTGAATGTTACAGTTGTTGAAAAAGATCCTTCA TTTTCTAAAAGTACAACTTGTTTATCGGTTGGAGGCTTGAGACAGCAATTCTCATTACCAGAAAATATACAGATGTCCTTATTTGGAGCAGAATTTCTGAGAACCCTAAAAGATCGTTTTGGTGAAGATGCTGACGTATGCTTCACACCCAATGGATACTTGACTTTAGCTGGTGAAGATGGTGCTCACCAATTGTTAGATAATCATAAACTGCAGAAATCTTTAGGTGCAAACAACATCATTTTGAATAAGAAACAACTGGAGGAAAG gtttccttggatgaacaCAGATGGCATTGAACTAGGTTGTTTAGGTATGGAAAAAGAAGGTTGGTTTGATCCTTGGTCTCTACTGAATCTGATGAAGAGGGGTGCAACAGATTTAGGAACCCGATTCGTCCATGGGGAAGTAACCAATTTCTTGTTTACTGAAACTAATGTTTCAGTCTCAGGTGACGAGGAAAATACTCAATATACAGGATCAAATGAAGTTGTT GTAAAATTGCCTAATGGAGAGGAAAAAACTATTACATTTTCTATATGTGTAATTGCTACTGGTAGTGAAACTAATGAAATAGCCAAATTAGCTAAAATAGGAACAGGAAAAGGCATTTTATCTGTACCTGTGCCAGTAGAAAGAAG gaaacGCTATGTATATAGGTTCTTGTGTCAGGGTGAACAACCAGGTATAAATTCACCAATGACAATTGATAAAACAGGTACCTATTTTAGACGAGAGTGCCTAGGTGGATCTTTTATCTGCGGATTGAGTCCTCTTCCTGAAGAGGAACCAGCAACTGATAATTTAGATGTagattataattattttgattCATCCATATGGCCTATTCTTGCTGAAAGGGTGCCAGCATTCAACTGTGTGAAg TGCCAGAGTGGTTGGAGTGGGTATTATGACTACAATTATTATGATCAAAATGGCATAATTGGTATACATCCATATTACGGCAATTTCATTTTTGCTACAGGCTTCAGTGGTCATG GTATTCAACAAGCTCCAGCTGTTGGACGTGCAGTTGCCGAACTGATTTTAGATGGAGGATTTAAAACTATAGATCTAACTCGATTAAGTTTTGATAGAATAATTGTAAATAAGCCAATGTATGAAGTAGCTATCGTTTAA
- the LOC123678484 gene encoding fumarate hydratase, mitochondrial-like isoform X2, whose amino-acid sequence MLTEEPDKDQRKFEKCSEYEASSAKEGYRIEKDTFGELKVPNDKYYGAQTVRSTINFPIGGERERMPYPVIVAMGILKKAAAIVNKDYGLDTKISDAIVKAADEVISGKLYKDHFPLVIWQTGSGTQTNMNTNEVISNRAIEILGGQLGSKDPVHPNDHVNKSQSSNDTFPTAMHIAVAMEIHRVLFPGLKMLRDSLQKKSEEFKDIIKIGRTHTQDAVPLTLGQEFSGYVQQLTFGIDRVADTLPRLYMLAIGGTAVGTGLNTRKGFAEKCASQIAQETGLPFVSAPNKFEALAAHDALVEVSGALNTVAVSIMKIANDLRFLASGPRCGLGELSLPENEPGSSIMPGKVNPTQCEAITMAAAQVMGNHVATTIGGSNGHFELNVFKPMMVANVLRSVSLLGDSTKAFTEHCANGIEANKEKIAQILHESLMLVTALNPHIGYDKAAKIAKTAHKEGTTLKEAALKLGYLTEQQFKDWVKPEEMLGPK is encoded by the exons ATGTTGACTGAAGAACCCGACAAGGATCAAAGAAAGTTTGAAAAGTGTTCCGAATATGAG GCTTCTTCGGCTAAGGAAGGATATAGAATTGAaaaagacacttttggtgaaCTCAAGGTGCCCAATGATAAGTATTATGGAGCCCAAACTGTTAGATCAACTATCAATTTCCCTATTGGGGGAGAACGTGAGAGAATGCCA tATCCTGTTATTGTTGCCatgggaatattgaaaaaagcaGCAGCAATCGTAAACAAAGATTATGGTCTAGACACCAAAATATCAGATGCAATAGTTAAGGCTGCTGATGAAGTTATATCAGGAAAGCTGTACAAAGATCATTTTCCGCTGGTAATTTGGCAAACTGGTTCTGGTACCCAAACCAACATGAACACCAATGAGGTAATCAGCAATAGAGCCATTGAAATTCTTGGTGGTCAATTAGGTTCAAAAGATCCTGTCCATCCAAATGACCATGTCAACAAAAGTCAGAGTAGTAATGATACTTTTCCAACTGCTATGCATATTGCAGTAGCCATGGAAATTCATAGAGTTCTATTCCCAGGTCTCAAAATGTTAAGAGATTCACTACAGAAAAAATCAGAAGAATTCAAAGACATTATCAAAATTGGTAGAACTCATACTCAAGATGCTGTTCCATTAACTTTGGGTCAAGAATTCAGTGGATATGTACAGCAGCTTACTTTTGGTATTGATAGGGTAGCTGATACATTACCAAGACTATACATGCTTGCAATTGGAGGAACAGCTGTTGGAACTGGTTTAAATACAAGAAAAGGTTTTGCAGAGAAATGTGCATCACAGATTGCACAAGAAACTGGACTCCCTTTCGTAAGTGCACCAAATAAATTTGAAGCACTTGCAGCACATGATGCTTTGGTAGAAGTCTCTGGAGCTTTGAATACAGTTGCTGTGTCAATTATGAAAATTGCTAACGACCTGAG gtTTTTGGCATCAGGACCCCGTTGTGGACTAGGTGAACTCAGCTTGCCAGAAAATGAACCTGGTAGTTCTATCATGCCTGGCAAAGTGAATCCCACTCAGTGTGAAGCCATCACTATGGCAGCAGCTCAAGTTATGGGCAATCATGTTGCAACAACAATTGGCGGATCTAATGGACATTTTGAACTCAATGTCTTTAAACCTATGATGGTTGCTAATGTTCTAAGATCTGTCTCTTTATTAGGGGACAGTACTAAAGCTTTCACTGAACATTGTGCAAATGGTATTGAAGCAAACAAGGAGAAAATTGCCCAAATCCTTCATGAAAGTTTGATGCTAGTTACTGCTTTAAATCCACATATTGGTTATGATAAAGCTGCTAAAATTGCTAAGACTGCACATAAGGAAGGAACAACACTCAAAGAAGCTGCTCTCAAATTAGGATATTTAACTGAACAACAATTTAAGGATTGGGTCAAACCAGAGGAAATGCTTGGACCAAAATAA
- the LOC123678484 gene encoding fumarate hydratase, mitochondrial-like isoform X1, whose protein sequence is MALSRISYSRLTSSIRCIYAASTISNNIRLVQMASSAKEGYRIEKDTFGELKVPNDKYYGAQTVRSTINFPIGGERERMPYPVIVAMGILKKAAAIVNKDYGLDTKISDAIVKAADEVISGKLYKDHFPLVIWQTGSGTQTNMNTNEVISNRAIEILGGQLGSKDPVHPNDHVNKSQSSNDTFPTAMHIAVAMEIHRVLFPGLKMLRDSLQKKSEEFKDIIKIGRTHTQDAVPLTLGQEFSGYVQQLTFGIDRVADTLPRLYMLAIGGTAVGTGLNTRKGFAEKCASQIAQETGLPFVSAPNKFEALAAHDALVEVSGALNTVAVSIMKIANDLRFLASGPRCGLGELSLPENEPGSSIMPGKVNPTQCEAITMAAAQVMGNHVATTIGGSNGHFELNVFKPMMVANVLRSVSLLGDSTKAFTEHCANGIEANKEKIAQILHESLMLVTALNPHIGYDKAAKIAKTAHKEGTTLKEAALKLGYLTEQQFKDWVKPEEMLGPK, encoded by the exons ATGGCTTTATCACGCATTAGTTACAGTAGGCTTACTAGCAGCATACGTTGTATATATGCAGCTTCAACCATTTCCAATAACATTCGACTTGTTCAAATG GCTTCTTCGGCTAAGGAAGGATATAGAATTGAaaaagacacttttggtgaaCTCAAGGTGCCCAATGATAAGTATTATGGAGCCCAAACTGTTAGATCAACTATCAATTTCCCTATTGGGGGAGAACGTGAGAGAATGCCA tATCCTGTTATTGTTGCCatgggaatattgaaaaaagcaGCAGCAATCGTAAACAAAGATTATGGTCTAGACACCAAAATATCAGATGCAATAGTTAAGGCTGCTGATGAAGTTATATCAGGAAAGCTGTACAAAGATCATTTTCCGCTGGTAATTTGGCAAACTGGTTCTGGTACCCAAACCAACATGAACACCAATGAGGTAATCAGCAATAGAGCCATTGAAATTCTTGGTGGTCAATTAGGTTCAAAAGATCCTGTCCATCCAAATGACCATGTCAACAAAAGTCAGAGTAGTAATGATACTTTTCCAACTGCTATGCATATTGCAGTAGCCATGGAAATTCATAGAGTTCTATTCCCAGGTCTCAAAATGTTAAGAGATTCACTACAGAAAAAATCAGAAGAATTCAAAGACATTATCAAAATTGGTAGAACTCATACTCAAGATGCTGTTCCATTAACTTTGGGTCAAGAATTCAGTGGATATGTACAGCAGCTTACTTTTGGTATTGATAGGGTAGCTGATACATTACCAAGACTATACATGCTTGCAATTGGAGGAACAGCTGTTGGAACTGGTTTAAATACAAGAAAAGGTTTTGCAGAGAAATGTGCATCACAGATTGCACAAGAAACTGGACTCCCTTTCGTAAGTGCACCAAATAAATTTGAAGCACTTGCAGCACATGATGCTTTGGTAGAAGTCTCTGGAGCTTTGAATACAGTTGCTGTGTCAATTATGAAAATTGCTAACGACCTGAG gtTTTTGGCATCAGGACCCCGTTGTGGACTAGGTGAACTCAGCTTGCCAGAAAATGAACCTGGTAGTTCTATCATGCCTGGCAAAGTGAATCCCACTCAGTGTGAAGCCATCACTATGGCAGCAGCTCAAGTTATGGGCAATCATGTTGCAACAACAATTGGCGGATCTAATGGACATTTTGAACTCAATGTCTTTAAACCTATGATGGTTGCTAATGTTCTAAGATCTGTCTCTTTATTAGGGGACAGTACTAAAGCTTTCACTGAACATTGTGCAAATGGTATTGAAGCAAACAAGGAGAAAATTGCCCAAATCCTTCATGAAAGTTTGATGCTAGTTACTGCTTTAAATCCACATATTGGTTATGATAAAGCTGCTAAAATTGCTAAGACTGCACATAAGGAAGGAACAACACTCAAAGAAGCTGCTCTCAAATTAGGATATTTAACTGAACAACAATTTAAGGATTGGGTCAAACCAGAGGAAATGCTTGGACCAAAATAA
- the LOC123678683 gene encoding uncharacterized protein K02A2.6-like codes for MCKSPILDRVCEEDHTKSLAQVLEVAVNKEAALGSDYQTLHQLKTKKGQEQKSNTWKSNKNGPQHSKGEIKHGETAQKCKCCGLGNHVKKNCHLAKVCYKRQVHQVETHESNLDYAEMYHLKCDNYVASPQISLLVNENLINMELDSGASISVVPESCFNNYFKESKLKSTNIRLKCYDGTEIVPEGEFHTTINYKGQVFEFCRFLVVKKGSVPLLGRDLIKRLNIKIYLADPRYPTINSLKGKDDLKILLSRFEELFKDELGTYRHEKIELNIMPDVKPIFCKPRPVPFLFKEKINSELEKLEAKGVISKVETSEWGTPLVPVMKESGEIRLGADYKVTVNKYLIDVKHPLPRIDELFSQLHGEFFSKLDFSSWSTHKGIYNVNRLPFGTKPACSIFQKIVEKVLQGVNGTVIFLDDIVVTGKNREEHMKNLEEVFDKLSKAGFRLNLKKCEFFVPEVKYLGHYINKNGLHKDFDKVRAITEMPTPTDQGQVKSFVGMVNYYGRFVPNLSTLRKDFKFNWSQECDKSFKRVKEALTSDQTLVFFDRDIPLQLICDSSQVGIGCVLVHVFPDGTERPISFASRKLNKAELNYSVIHKEALAIYWGVQKHYQYLLGNSFTLCSDHKPLLALFGENKGIPQMAAGRLQRWALFLSGFNYHFQYIKGSENGGADGLSRFPIESKEKGEILVDYFHFLLEDKIPISAKEIRNDTRIDNVLSKVYLFVEEGWPDNTSEELLPYKRRKLELGIEGGILLWGFRVVIPSKFRRQILEELHGAHNGMVKMKALARQYLWWPNLDADIEKYFAEGKHVFDRIHIDFLGPIQGSSGEPVTPRGRVPRWRIGECLPDMGGRREMKYLSRTIRKVASASE; via the exons ATGTGCAAGAGCCCTATACTAGATAGAGTCTGCGAGGAGGATCATACCAAAAGCTTGGCACAAGTCCTGGAAGTAGCAGTTAACAAAGAAGCAGCACTAGGATCCGATTACCAAACTCTGCATCAGTTGAAGACAAAGAAAGGGCAAGAGCAGAAGTCAAACACATGGAAGAGTAACAAAAATGGACCACAACACTCCAAGGGGGAAATAAAGCATGGTGAAACGGCACAGAAATGCAAGTGTTGTGGGTTAGGGAACCATGTAAAGAAGAACT GTCATTTAGCTAAAGTATGTTATAAACGCCAAGTACATCAGGTGGAAACACATGAATCCAATTTAGATTATGCTGAAATGTACCATTTGAAGTGTGATAACTATGTGGCATCAccacaaatttcattattagtGAATGAGAACCTTATTAATATGGAACTTGATTCAGGTGCTAGCATTTCAGTAGTCCCCGAGAGctgtttcaataattatttcaaggaaTCTAAATTAAAGAGTACCAATATAAGATTAAAATGTTATGATGGGACCGAAATTGTACCTGAAGGTGAATTCCATACCACAATAAACTATAAGGgtcaagtttttgaattttgtagatttttagTGGTTAAGAAAGGTTCAGTTCCTTTGCTTGGCCGAGATTTAATAAAACGCCTTAACATTAAAATTTATCTTGCTGATCCAAGGTATCCaactataaattcattgaaaggaAAGgacgatttgaaaattttgttaagtAGGTTTGAAGAATTATTCAAAGATGAACTCGGTACTTATAGGCATGAAAAGATAGAGCTAAATATTATGCCAGATGTGAAACCCATCTTCTGTAAACCCAGACCAGTCCCGTTCCTCTTCAAGGAAAAAATCAATAGTGAACTAGAAAAATTAGAAGCTAAGGGGGTCATTTCAAAAGTAGAAACTTCAGAGTGGGGAACACCGTTAGTTCCTGTAATGAAAGAGAGCGGGGAAATAAGATTGGGTGCGGATTATAAGGTCACGGTGAACAAATATTTGATAGATGTAAAGCATCCATTGCCAAGGATAGATGAACTGTTTTCTCAGCTTCATGgagaatttttctcaaaattagatTTTTCCT cGTGGAGTACACATAAAGGTATTTATAATGTAAATCGATTACCCTTTGGCACTAAACCGGCTTGttctattttccaaaaaattgttgaaaaagttTTGCAAGGTGTGAATGGAACGGTTATATTTTTGGACGATATCGTTGTGACTGGAAAAAACAGGGAAGAGCATATGAAAAATTTGGAAGAAGTTTTTGATAAGTTGAGTAAAGCGGGATTcagattgaatttgaaaaagtgcGAATTTTTCGTACCAGAAGTGAAGTATTTAGGTCATTACATAAACAAAAATGGTCTTCATAAAGATTTCGATAAAGTCAGAGCGATTACTGAGATGCCAACACCAACTGACCAGGGACAAGTGAAATCGTTTGTAGGAATGGTAAATTACTATGGACGATTTGTACCAAATTTATCGACCCTGCGCAAAGATTTTAAGTTCAACTGGTCTCAAGAATGTGATAAATCATTCAAAAGGGTCAAAGAGGCATTAACGTCAGATCAAACTTTAGTTTTCTTTGATAGGGATATTCCATTACAGTTAATATGTGATTCATCACAGGTCGGAATCGGTTGTGTCCTGGTACATGTGTTTCCAGATGGTACTGAAAGACCCATAAGTTTTGCGTCCAGGAAATTGAACAAggcagaattaaattattcagtcATACATAAGGAGGCTCTAGCTATTTATTGGGGAGTGCAGAAACATTATCAGTACTTATTAGGAAATTCGTTTACTTTGTGTTCAGACCACAAACCGCTGTTAGCCCTATTCGGGGAAAATAAAGGCATCCCTCAGATGGCTGCGGGACGTTTACAACGATGGGCGCTTTTCCTCAGTGGATTTAATTACCATTTCCAATATATTAAAGGCTCTGAAAATGGAGGAGCCGACGGTCTTTCTAGATTTCCGATTGAATCGAAGGAAAAGGGTGAAatattggttgattattttcattttttattagaaGATAAAATTCCGATAAGCGCCAAAGAAATACGTAATGACACAAGAATTGACAATGTTTTGAGCAAGGTTTACCTATTCGTTGAAGAGGGCTGGCCTGATAATACTTCGGAAGAGTTGTTACCTTATAAACGGAGAAAGTTAGAACTTGGTATTGAAGGTGGAATTTTACTTTGGGGATTTAGAGTGGTAATTCCAAGTAAGTTCAGAAGACAAATATTGGAGGAATTACATGGTGCTCATAACGGAATGGTTAAAATGAAAGCTTTGGCGAGGCAATATTTATGGTGGCCTAATTTAGACGCAGATATTGAGAAATAT TTTGCGGAAGGAAAACACGTTTTCGACAGAATCCATATAGATTTTCTGGGGCCAATACAAGGCTCCTCGGGGGAGCCTGTAACCCCTAGAGGACGCGTCCCCAGGTGGCGGATAGGGGAATGCCTCCCAGATATGGGTGGTAGGAGGGAAATGAAATACCTCTCGCGGACCATCAGGAAAGTAGCGTCTGCCTCAGAATGA